Within the uncultured Draconibacterium sp. genome, the region CCCTGAGAATTTCCAGGGTATTAAATTTTCCTATTTCTGCCATGAGTGAATTTGTCAAATGCGCAACAGTTCTTCCGCTGCTTTAATAGTTGTTTCCGTAAGATTTTCGCCTCCTACCATTTTTGCCAGCTCTTCCACCCTTTCGGCGGCATCAAGCGCTTTAATCGAAGTAAAAGTTTTGCCCTTTTCTTCAAATTTGTACACCCTGAAATGCGTATCGCCTTTAGCGGCAATTTGTGGCAAGTGAGTAATATTTATAATCTGAGTATTGGCCGAGAATGATTTAATAATCGTTCCCATTTTAAGTGCAATTTCGCCAGACACACCAGTATCAATTTCATCAAATACGATGGTTGGCAGTGCTTTTGAGTTACGAAGCAGGTTTTTAATGGCCAGCATCAACCGCGACATTTCACCGCCAGACGCAATTTTCGAGATCTCATCCGGTTCGGAATCAGGGTTGGCACTAAACAGGAACGCAATCTCATCTTTTCCTTCAGGCTGAAAATCTTCCAAATAATTATGCACAACCTGCAATCTGGCCTTTGTCATTCCCAACTGGTTTAAATCGCCAACTACCGAACTCTCGATTTTTTTGAAAGCCCTTTGCCGCGTTTTACTTAAAGTTTGTGCAAGCTTCTCAAGTTCTGCTTTCTGACCTGCCAGTTTATTTTTCAAGGCTTCTATCTCATCCTCGTAGCCCACTGCCTTATTTATTTTCTGATCGAACTCGTCGCGCAAAGTAATTAACTCGGCTACTGTTGCCACATGATGTTTTTGTTGCAGCGAATACAATAAATTCAACCGATCATTTACCTCTTCAATCCGGGCCGGATTAAACTCAACGCGTTCAGCCAACATTTCCAGCTCCTGGTGAATATCGCTCAACTCAATTGCTGCACTTTCCAAACGCTCAGCAAAACTTTCAGCGTCTTTCAGGTAGCCTGTAACCTTGTTTAGCGTACGATGGCCGTCTTTTACGCCCTGTAACACCGAGAATGTTTCATTATCCAGCAAAGCCACCGTTTCGGTAAGTGCTGTTTTAATTTCTTCGGCGTGGTTTAATTGTTCCAGCTCCGACTCCAAATCTTCCTGTTCGGTTTCTTCCAACCTAGCTTCTTCAAGCTGCGTATACTGAAACTGGAAATAATCCAAATCTGCCTGCGCCTGCTCTGCATTTTCCTGCAGTTTTTCAAGCTCCTTTTTGGCGCTTTTGTAGGCTGCAAACTGAGTTTTATACTTTGCTAGAGCCTCACCGGCACCAGCAACAGAATCAACTAAATTGAGCTGAAATTTCTGGTTGCTTAACTCCAGATTTTGGTGTTGCGAATGGATATCGATCAGCTGCAAACCCAGTTCACGCATTATTCTCAGGTTAACAGGAGTATCATTTATAAAAGCCCGGGATTTTCCTGAAGGCGTAATTTCGCGTCGTAAAATTGTGGAAGTATCGTAATCCAGATCATAAGTCTCAAAAAATCGTTTTACCGGATAGTTGCTTACTTCAAACTGCCCTTCAACAATGCACTTTTTATCCTTCTCTTTCAGCACTGAGAGATCGGCCCGGTTACCCAAAATCAAACTTAAAGCACCCAAAATAATCGACTTACCGGCACCGGTTTCACCTGTAACCGTATTCAAATTGGCATGGAAATTAACCTGCAATTTATTTATGAGTGCGTAATTCGAAATGGATAATCTGGATAGCATAATGACAAAAGATCTTCATTAATAATTTCTTTGGCTAAAATAACCAAAATGAGAACACAGAATTACATTCTGGATAAATTGGGGATATCTTTTTAAATGATAGGGTTAGAAGCCTTCGTTTTCGTTGATCTTCTCGTATTTTCTACCGTTTGAAGGATCAACCTCATTTAAAATGGCCAATACTCGATTTCGCTCATCAGGGAATGATTTTGAAAAAACATTGACCAGTTCATCGGCTTTGGCATCAAAAAACATCTGAAGAATATATGTAGACGGACGACGGCGGAATACTTTCTGAATATCGCGCAGTGCTTCTGCTATGTTTGCACGACCTTCTTCTAACCTGTCCGACATTAAGTCCAATCCGTTACGATGATAATTATACATACACGTGCGGAACGATGAGTATGATTTATTTAATACATTCTCGATTAACCAGTAGCGATTTCTTTCACTCTCAAAAGCTTTCCAACCGCGTTCGCGTGCATTCTGTGAATTATTTACAATCGCCTGTGCTTTCTGAAAATATTCTGTTCCACCTTCTTCAGAAAAAGTATCATAATCAAAACCCAGAATCACATAGGCATAAAACGCCATAATGTTGGTCAGGTTGTCGCGATTCGAAGTTTCGTTAAACTCCAGCGGTTGAAACTCAACATACTTACAATGGAAATCATTGTCTTTAATATTCAGTACTGTTGAGGTGTAACTGGAATTAAATATCGGGCGCGTCAACTGAACCTGTATAGACCCTTTAAACTCATCGGCAGAAATCTGTTCGTCGAGACGGATTAGAATATTACATCTGATTTTTTCATCGTAACTGTACACATGATCAGTCCATTTTCGGTTATTCATAAAATCATACAGGTCAGACTGCATGGTTCGGAACAGGTTTTGGTTAGCCCCCTGAATTCCTCGTGCCGAAACGGTTACGTTACAACGAAGTTCCTGAGTTACACCTTCACCAACGAAAATAAACAGAAATAAAAGCGCTATTACTATTTGCTTTATCATATGCTAATGGTTCAATTCTATAATTTTTGCTACGATATCTTTTGCTACCTCAGCTTTATCTTTTAACTCAAAACCGGTTTGTTTATTGCCCTTTTCAATAATCGATATTTTATTCGTATCAACACCAAATCCGGCTCCTTTGTCCTTCAACGAATTCAGCACAATAAAATCGAGGTTCTTTTTCACAAGTTTACTCTCAGCATTTGCCAGTTCATTGTTGGTTTCAAGGGCAAAACCGACCAAAAGCTGCTTGTTGGTTTTTAGTTTACCTAATTCGGCAGCGATATCTTTTGTTGGTTGCAATTCTATATGCCAGTTTTCTTTGCCGCGTTTTGTTTTTTCATCCTCCTTTTTGGCAGGAGTAAAATCGGCAACTGCAGCGCACATTATTGCACCATCGGCACTTTTAAAGTGCTCAACAGATACCTGGTACATCTCTTCGGCTGATTCAACCGGAACAACTGTTACACCCAGTTTCTTTGTCGTTACGGAAACAGGTCCGGATACCAAAGTTACGTCGGCACCTTGTTCGGCCAATTCTTCAGCAATGGCATAACCCATTTTTCCTGAAGAATAATTACCGATAAAACGAACGGGATCGATTTTTTCGAAAGTAGGACCGGCAGTTACCAGGTAGGATTTATTCAGAAGTTTTTTTTTTACTCCGAGCTGATGAATAACTGCTTCGAGAATTTTTTCAGGTTCTTCCATCCTGCCCTTGCCAGTTAAACCGCTGGCTAATTCTCCTTCTCCGGGTTCAACAATAATATTCCCGTATTCTTTCAGAATTGAAATATTCCGCTGTGTTGAAGGATGTGCAAACATATCGAGGTCCATGGCAGGTGCCACCATTACCGGGCACTTCGCCGAAAGATACGTTGTGATCAACATATTATCGGCAATTCCGTTGGCCATTTTTCCCATGGTTGATGCAGTTGCCGGAGCAATAACCATTACATCGGCCCACAATCCCAGGTCAACATGGCTGTTCCATGTACCGTCGTTTGCACCAAAAAACTCGCTAACAACAGGTTTGTCCGACAATGCTGATAAAGTTACGGGTGTAATAAATTCTTTTCCGGCAGGTGTTATTATAACCTGCACTTCGGCACCCTCCTTTATAAAAAGCCGAAGAAGCATTGCTGCTTTATAAGCTGCAATACTTCCTGTTATTCCGAGTATAATATTTTTTCCTTTGAGCCTCATAAAAGGGCATCAAAAAATTAGATGCGTTTTTTGTTCTCGCGCGTTGGATTACGATGATAGATTTCACCTTCTTTTAATTCTTCAAACGCAATAAGAGTTGGTTTTGGCAAACGCTCGTAAAATTTAGAGATCTCGATTTGTTCTCTGTTTTCAAAGATTTCCTCCAAATTGTCGGTGTACGAAGCGAATTCCTGCAATTTTTGGTTAAGCTCTTCTTTTAATTCCGACGAAATTTGATTTGCTCTTTTAGCAAGAATCATTACGGTTTCGTAAATATTTCCGGTTTCCTGAGTTAATACTTCAAGGTCGCGCGAAATAGTTGACGGAGCTGCTTTTGTTTTCTTGTAATCCATATTCTAATTAATGTTTAAATCTTCTTCTTTATAATTTAATATCTCAGAGGCTTTTTCGTAAAATTTATCTACCTCCTTTTTGTGTTCACTGTCGGGATATTCGTCGATAAACGAGAAATATTCGTCGAGTGCATTTGTATATCGCTCGTTTTGTTTATCAATAACACTTTTGGAAGCCAATAAGTATTTTGCTTTTAACAACATATATTTCAGTTCTTCGCGATATTTACTGTCAGGATATTTTTCCAAACTATTTCCTAACGCAATTACCGCAGCTTTGTATTGCTCAAAATCATAGTACAATTTAGCACTTAAATACGATTTATATACCAATTTATCTACCATTTCGTCGATTAAGCGGTTGGCTTCGTCAACACGGTCGCTATACGGATACAAGTTAATGTATAACTGCAACGCATCGATAGCCTCTTGCGTTACCTGTTGGTCGAGCCTTGGTTTTGGCGACAATAAATAAGAACAGTACCCAATCATAAATTGTGCCTCCTCAACATAGTCGCTTGTTGGAAATTCTTTTACCAACGACTTAAAATAATGACCTGCCATTAAATAGTCTTTCTGACCGATCATACTTTTAGCATAGTAATAATAAATTTTGTCGGCTCGTGAGGTTCCTCGGTAAATATTCACCAATTCTCTGAAGAGTGTTGCTGAACGTACATATTCCCCGTCTTCGTAATACTCAACAGCCTTTTTGTATTTAAACTCGTAGTCGGTACTTTTTACAATTTTGTTATAGTCTCCGCACGAAGCTGTAATCAATAAAATGGCTAGTAATCCAATCCCCAAAAATCTCATTTTCATAAACATGGCGCAAAAATATACTTTTTTTAATTAATTGAAACGAATTAACCCTCAAAATTTAAGGAATTTACAGCTTTTGCCAAATATGTTATTTCACTCATTAACAAATGCATAGATATAATCCCTCGAATTATGGTCTGTGAAAATAGGTCATATTTCTTAGGTTAAGTTGATGTGTTAGTATTATTTAACACATTTGCTGAGATTTTAAAAAAGATTACATTTGCACCCTTATAATTTAAACTTAAAAACAAATCATCGTGGATATATTTGATAAATTCAGAAATAATAAAGGTGATATTGGCAAGTGGATGGACCAGATTCACGGGTATTTTGCGTTTCCAAAACTGGAAGGCGAAATTGCAGCCAGAATGAATTTCCGTGGTAAAGAAGTATTGACATGGAGTTTGAACAACTACCTGGGTTTGGCCAACCACCCGGAGGTAAGAAAAGCTGATGCTGAGGCTGCAGCACAATATGGTATGGCTTACCCGATGGGAGCCAGAATGATGTCGGGACAAACAGTTAAACACGAACAACTGGAGCGTGAATTGGCTGCTTTTGTGAGCAAACCTGACGCCTTTTTGTTGAACTACGGTTACCAGGGAATGGTTTCTGCAATCGACGTGCTTGCCAGCCGTAACGATGTTATTGTTTACGATTCTGAATCGCACGCCTGTATTATGGATGGAGTTTTCCTTCATAAAGCAAAAGGTGGAAAAAGTTTTGTGTACCAACACAACGATATGGAGAAATGTCGCAAAATGTTAGGTTTTGCACAAAAACGTGCTGCTGAAACAGGTGGTGGTATTTTATTAATTACTGAAGGTGTTTTCGGTATGACTGGTCAGGTTGGTAAACTTGACGAAATTGTTGCACTGAAAAAAGATTTCGATTTTCGTTTGTTTGTTGACGATGCACACGGTTTTGGAACAATGGGACCAACAGGTGCCGGTTCGGGTGAGCATTTTGGTGTTCAGGATGGAATTGACATTTACTTCGGAACATTTGCAAAAGCAATGGCCGGAATTGGTGGTTTTGTTGCTTGCGAAACTGACATATGCTACATTTTACGTTACAATATGCGTTCGCAAACTTTTGCGAAATCATTACCAATGCCAATGACAATTGGTGCATTGAAACGTTTGGATATGATTCGAACAATGCCTGAATTGCGTGAAAATCTTTGGAAAATTGTTAACGCGCTGCAAGGCGGATTAAAAGAAGCCGGTTTCGATCTTGGAAAAACAAATACCCAGGTTACTCCGGTTTATATGAAAGGTGGCGAGGCAGAAGCAACTCAAATGGTGTACGACCTTCGCGAAAACTACGGTATTTTCTGCTCAATGGTTGTTTACCCGGTAATTCCTAAAGGAGAAATTCTTTTACGCTTAATACCTACAGCGATGCACACTATAGAAGATGTAGAAATAACATTGAAAGCATTTAAAGAAGCACGCGAGAAACTACTTTCGGGAGCTTACAAAAGTGATGACTTAGCAAAGGTTGAAGTTGATAAATAATCGACAATAACTATAATATTTGAAAAGGGAACTTTGCAGTTCCCTTTTTTTATGCCTCTATTTAATGAATTTTGTTGCCCAGTTAATGTATTGTTCCCAATCAAAAGCAGTCACATCATGTTCTCCGGTTCGGATATGATAGGCAACAGTGTTTTGTATGGCTTGGTTAATTTCCGGCATTTCGGTTTGCTCAATTCCCTTTTTCCCGTATAACTCAAACACCGGAGTGGCATACAAAGCCGAAAGAAATTCGCCTTTTGGGTCTGACCACCGATCCTCTTCGGCACTGGCAACATAAACCGGACGCGGTGCAATCAATGCAATCAGTTCGTGCTGATCAACCGGCAAGGCCTCCTCGTTTTTGCTGTAATTCCTGAAGTTTTTACAAAACCAGTGCGGAAAGGAATTATTGATTCGCCACAAAGTTTCGCCAAACCGACGTTTCGATAATGCTGCGCCACCACACCCTGATTCATTTGAAATAACACCCGCAAAACGATCATCGCTGGCACCGGCCCACAAAGCAGTCTTTCCCAGCCGCGAATGACCAAACACAACTACTTTCGATTCGTCGATAGCCTCATCACGCTCAAAATAATCCATTGCCTTGCTTAAGCCCCACGACCACGCAGCGATCGATCCCCACTCGTTGGCAGCTGGTTGTTGCTGATCGTCGATATAAAACAAAGGATGAATACCATCCGAAAAATCATCTTTATCCGGATCAACTTCTCCGTAATAAATAGTTGCCAGTCCAAAACCTGCCTCAATTATCTTATCAACACACCAACGGTTGGTTCTAACGCCTCTCGACTGCTCGGTTAACTGGTTGTTTATTATTCCAAACGAAGGATTATTTGCGGCCCACGCTTCCGAAATAACAACCTCAACATCCTCGGTTATCGTATGATTTCCATAAAAATTATAACCAACAAACAACGGTGCTTTTTCAACACTTTTAGGTAGATATATTAAAACTGTAAAATTTAATGTTTTTCCGTGGTTCTTAAAAATAAGATCAATTTGTTTTCGTATTGCTTTTCCATGCAAAGCATTTTCACTTTCTTCCAATATTTCCACCGATGAAATTGCCAGCTCGCGGGGTACCTCACCATACATATTTTCGGTAAAAAAATTGAGTAGTTCAGGACGTCGCTTGTTTTCCCATTTTTTTGAATTGCGAATTTTTTTTCCGCTAAAAGTTCGCAACGGATTTGGCAATTTAAATTCGGGAACTTTACTCTCATCGTAATTAGCATCAAACTGGGCTGACACATTAAACAGGAAAGCAAAAAAGAGTAGGCACAAGATGAGTTTTTTCATAATCGATAACTGTGAATTGAATCAATAACCCTTTAAAATTGGCAAATTGTAGGTGTTATGCCAAAGGTTTCAGCAGATTTTTATTTTCATAATCCGGTTCTTCAGGATTTTAACCACCAGAAAAGTCGAAGGATGAGCTTATTGCTGCAAAATTTTGCCTTCTTTTTTGTACTCTTTGCGGATTCCGGCCAGCAGAGTTTCCTGATTCAATGTAGCATTTCCCTTTTGTATCGATAACAAACCGGCATAATGAATTGAGTTGACGATGTTTGCACCTGTTAACTCATAATTTTTAGCCAGTTCTTCTAAATCGATGTCTTTATGCATTTTATTTTTGGTGGGCATGTATACCTGCCAAAGTTTCAAACGTTCGGCAACTTCGGGAGGATCAAACTCAATAAAAGCATTAAAACGGCGGGTAAAAGCACTGTCGATATTTCCTTTCATGTTCGATGCCAAAACCACCAATCCGTTGTGGGTTTCTATGCGTTGCAAGAGATACGAAACTTCCTGGTTAGCGTATTTATCGTGTGCATCGCGTACATTGGTACGTTTGCCAAAAAGTGAGTCGGCCTCATCAAAAAATAATATCCAGTTTTTGTACTCAGCCTTGTTAAATAATCCCGATAGATTTTTTTCTGTCTCACCGATATATTTCGAAATCACCATCGACAAATCAACACGGTATACATCTCTTCCGGTATATTTTCCCAGCAAACAAGTCGTCATGGTTTTTCCGGTACCTGACGGGCCATAAAACAATACCCGAAATCCCGGTTTAATTTTGTCGCGCATGCCCCATTCGCCCATTAACTGCTCGTTATAATTTAACCAGGTTTCCAGTTCTTTAATTTCTTCCAATATCTTTTCTTTTAACACTAAATCTTTCCATTCCTGTTTAGTTGAAATTCGTTGCGCCGGGAAATCGCTGCTTAATTTGGGCTTCGATACTTTTCCTGAAGTAAACAAGTCGACATATTCTTCGTCCATGATCAAACGTCCGCTCATTTTGGGTTCGCCTGCAGGAACCTGTTCAATATTCAGTACATTCTTTTGGAAAAACAGATGTTCCTCATCAAACAGTTTAGCAACTTCCATACGTTTTTCGATGTCTCGTCCGGCAAGAATGTACAAAACAGTTTCGCCGGTTGGTAGTATTCCGCGATGGTTCTTTCCTTTTACTCCACCAAAATCCGGGAAATCGCCACCATTTGGGAGGTATTCAGCAATAATACCGGTAAAATAATCAGGCAAAATATGAGGCACCAAAGCGAGTAGTAAAATCGTAACCTCTGCTTCATTCAATTTATTATCAAGCATAAAGTGTTTTAATTCTCCATTGCTCCATTTAACAACCTCATAAGCTTTTGCCGATTCAGAAACATTAGTCTCATATTCAGCTTTCAAACGCTGTTTTATGTTTCTGCTAAGTT harbors:
- the bamD gene encoding outer membrane protein assembly factor BamD → MKMRFLGIGLLAILLITASCGDYNKIVKSTDYEFKYKKAVEYYEDGEYVRSATLFRELVNIYRGTSRADKIYYYYAKSMIGQKDYLMAGHYFKSLVKEFPTSDYVEEAQFMIGYCSYLLSPKPRLDQQVTQEAIDALQLYINLYPYSDRVDEANRLIDEMVDKLVYKSYLSAKLYYDFEQYKAAVIALGNSLEKYPDSKYREELKYMLLKAKYLLASKSVIDKQNERYTNALDEYFSFIDEYPDSEHKKEVDKFYEKASEILNYKEEDLNIN
- the coaBC gene encoding bifunctional phosphopantothenoylcysteine decarboxylase/phosphopantothenate--cysteine ligase CoaBC; this translates as MRLKGKNIILGITGSIAAYKAAMLLRLFIKEGAEVQVIITPAGKEFITPVTLSALSDKPVVSEFFGANDGTWNSHVDLGLWADVMVIAPATASTMGKMANGIADNMLITTYLSAKCPVMVAPAMDLDMFAHPSTQRNISILKEYGNIIVEPGEGELASGLTGKGRMEEPEKILEAVIHQLGVKKKLLNKSYLVTAGPTFEKIDPVRFIGNYSSGKMGYAIAEELAEQGADVTLVSGPVSVTTKKLGVTVVPVESAEEMYQVSVEHFKSADGAIMCAAVADFTPAKKEDEKTKRGKENWHIELQPTKDIAAELGKLKTNKQLLVGFALETNNELANAESKLVKKNLDFIVLNSLKDKGAGFGVDTNKISIIEKGNKQTGFELKDKAEVAKDIVAKIIELNH
- a CDS encoding DUF4835 family protein, whose protein sequence is MIKQIVIALLFLFIFVGEGVTQELRCNVTVSARGIQGANQNLFRTMQSDLYDFMNNRKWTDHVYSYDEKIRCNILIRLDEQISADEFKGSIQVQLTRPIFNSSYTSTVLNIKDNDFHCKYVEFQPLEFNETSNRDNLTNIMAFYAYVILGFDYDTFSEEGGTEYFQKAQAIVNNSQNARERGWKAFESERNRYWLIENVLNKSYSSFRTCMYNYHRNGLDLMSDRLEEGRANIAEALRDIQKVFRRRPSTYILQMFFDAKADELVNVFSKSFPDERNRVLAILNEVDPSNGRKYEKINENEGF
- the recN gene encoding DNA repair protein RecN, with product MLSRLSISNYALINKLQVNFHANLNTVTGETGAGKSIILGALSLILGNRADLSVLKEKDKKCIVEGQFEVSNYPVKRFFETYDLDYDTSTILRREITPSGKSRAFINDTPVNLRIMRELGLQLIDIHSQHQNLELSNQKFQLNLVDSVAGAGEALAKYKTQFAAYKSAKKELEKLQENAEQAQADLDYFQFQYTQLEEARLEETEQEDLESELEQLNHAEEIKTALTETVALLDNETFSVLQGVKDGHRTLNKVTGYLKDAESFAERLESAAIELSDIHQELEMLAERVEFNPARIEEVNDRLNLLYSLQQKHHVATVAELITLRDEFDQKINKAVGYEDEIEALKNKLAGQKAELEKLAQTLSKTRQRAFKKIESSVVGDLNQLGMTKARLQVVHNYLEDFQPEGKDEIAFLFSANPDSEPDEISKIASGGEMSRLMLAIKNLLRNSKALPTIVFDEIDTGVSGEIALKMGTIIKSFSANTQIINITHLPQIAAKGDTHFRVYKFEEKGKTFTSIKALDAAERVEELAKMVGGENLTETTIKAAEELLRI
- a CDS encoding aminotransferase class I/II-fold pyridoxal phosphate-dependent enzyme, with amino-acid sequence MDIFDKFRNNKGDIGKWMDQIHGYFAFPKLEGEIAARMNFRGKEVLTWSLNNYLGLANHPEVRKADAEAAAQYGMAYPMGARMMSGQTVKHEQLERELAAFVSKPDAFLLNYGYQGMVSAIDVLASRNDVIVYDSESHACIMDGVFLHKAKGGKSFVYQHNDMEKCRKMLGFAQKRAAETGGGILLITEGVFGMTGQVGKLDEIVALKKDFDFRLFVDDAHGFGTMGPTGAGSGEHFGVQDGIDIYFGTFAKAMAGIGGFVACETDICYILRYNMRSQTFAKSLPMPMTIGALKRLDMIRTMPELRENLWKIVNALQGGLKEAGFDLGKTNTQVTPVYMKGGEAEATQMVYDLRENYGIFCSMVVYPVIPKGEILLRLIPTAMHTIEDVEITLKAFKEAREKLLSGAYKSDDLAKVEVDK
- a CDS encoding DNA-directed RNA polymerase subunit omega, which encodes MDYKKTKAAPSTISRDLEVLTQETGNIYETVMILAKRANQISSELKEELNQKLQEFASYTDNLEEIFENREQIEISKFYERLPKPTLIAFEELKEGEIYHRNPTRENKKRI
- a CDS encoding ATP-binding protein, translating into MVQSIAFEELSRNIKQRLKAEYETNVSESAKAYEVVKWSNGELKHFMLDNKLNEAEVTILLLALVPHILPDYFTGIIAEYLPNGGDFPDFGGVKGKNHRGILPTGETVLYILAGRDIEKRMEVAKLFDEEHLFFQKNVLNIEQVPAGEPKMSGRLIMDEEYVDLFTSGKVSKPKLSSDFPAQRISTKQEWKDLVLKEKILEEIKELETWLNYNEQLMGEWGMRDKIKPGFRVLFYGPSGTGKTMTTCLLGKYTGRDVYRVDLSMVISKYIGETEKNLSGLFNKAEYKNWILFFDEADSLFGKRTNVRDAHDKYANQEVSYLLQRIETHNGLVVLASNMKGNIDSAFTRRFNAFIEFDPPEVAERLKLWQVYMPTKNKMHKDIDLEELAKNYELTGANIVNSIHYAGLLSIQKGNATLNQETLLAGIRKEYKKEGKILQQ